ACTTTCGCATTGAAAACCTTCAGACGGGAAGCAATGTTGCCTCTTCTGTTGTTGAATTTCTCTGGTCCCAGATTCACCAATGCATCTGAAATCTGATTCTGACGGGAAGAAAAACGTGAAGTTTCGTATTCCAGGTCTACATCTACCTTATAATCCTTGTCATTGAAGATATGCGTACCTTTTAAATTATAGGTATAATCGTACCAGTTTTCCTTGCTTTTATTATCTGAAAGGACATGAGCAAACAGGTTATCTATCGGCTGGAATATTCTGTTTTCCCCTTTCGAAAAATCTTCATATCGTCCTATCTTAGCATCAAATAAAGCACCAATAGTTGTTTTGTCGCTAAAAGCATAATCAGCGCCAAACTTAAAGTTATTAGAAGTTAAAGGTTCATTGGTCATTGAATTCTGATCTGTTCTCCGGGTTATTTGTTGAGGTTGCTTTTCATCGAAGAAAATCTGGCTAAAGTTTCGTCTTTCTTCTTCGCCACGAAAAGTATAGCTGTAGTCTCCATGGAGAGAGAGTTTATGATGAGTATAGTTCAGGCTCAATCCTGTATTTACTCTGTTTTTACGGCCTCTTCCTCCGTTCAGATAATAGTTGCCACTCAGTCCTTCTGATGAGCTTTTTTTCAGTACAATATTAATGATGCCGGCATTTCCCGCAGCATCATATTTAGAGGAAGGATTGGCAATTATTTCAATATTTTTCACCAGTGTGGAATTGGTAGAACGCAACAGGTTAGCAAGTTCCTTTGCAGAGAGTGAGCTCAGCTTACCGTTAATCATTACACTTACCCCTTTTTTGCCCCGTAATGAGAGTTCACCTTCTTGCGAAACTACCACACCAGGAGTTTTGCCAAGCAATTCTAAGACAGAAGTACCATCAGATAACACACTATTCTCTACATTAAAAATCATTTTATCAGCTTTTTGCTGAAAAACGGCTTTACTTCCTTTTACTACAATGCCACTGATCTCTGAGATTTTATCCGTTTGTATAGAATCGTTCAGGCTTTCAGTCTGCCCGTAAGCATTCAGACTCGCCATTAAAGGGAGCCATATATAGTGTTTCTTCATGATAATAGATTTAGGTTGTTGGTTTTTTTTTATTTTTTCTGCCCCACCAGATCATAAATCCGGTTATGGGCAATGAGGCACAGAATAAACTCATGATAAAGGCCAGAATTTTTCCGGGCATTCCAAAAAAAGCTCCTACATGAAGATCATACGTAGCATCTGTAGCTCTTTCAGCCATAGGTTTGTCTTCGTGGGGATGGTTAAATAAAAGCTTCCCGGAGTGCTCATCGAAAATCATCATGGAAGACTCAGCATATGTGAATTCTTTATCCTTGATCCATATGCTTAAATTATCGTGTTTGTGATCTGCTTCAGCATGGTCTTCCAGATCAATTCCAAAAGAATAAGCTTGTGGATAATGAGTTTTTACCTGTTCTATGATACGGTCTATGGTTGTTGCAGTCTCCAAAGATTCCGGAGCGGTTGTTTTATATTGACTGTAATCTGGGGTAGCAGTGGAAAAGCCATTGAGTAAAGCATATACCCACACCTGGGTAATCCGAAACGAATACATAATACCAGTAATGGCTACAACAATCGCTAGAAAAGAGGCATAAAACCCAAGGATATTGTGTACGTCGTAGTTTTTACGTCGCCAGCCTTTTACCTTCTCCCAACGGAACCATAGACGCTGTTGACGCATTTTTTTATTCTTCGGCCACCATAGGATAATTCCGGTAATCAACATTATGACAAAGATGATGGTAGATATTCCCACGATAGTACCACCAATTTTATTGCTTAACAGCAATGAGCGGTGCAGAGTCATGCAGATAAAGAAAGGATTATTTTTTACATCATATATTGCGAGTACCTTTCCTGTGTATTGATTGACATAAACGTTTTTAAAAACAATGAAGGTATTGAAGTGATTCCAACCTTCTTCATTAACTTTAATCAATCCGAATTGATAAGAGCGGGCGGGATCTATAGGAATCGTTACTTCATCTGTTTTTACGATTTCATTTTTCAGCTGGGCATTCACCATATCTTTTAACTCGCGTATAGGAATTGGCTTCTTATGCTGAATATCTTTTTCTCCATGAAAGGTGGTTTCCTTGCGTAATGCAGCGGTAATGTCTTCATTGAAAACAAAAAAAGCACCTGACAGCGAAACTACCAATACAATAATACCTGAAAACAATCCGAGCCATAAATGAGCTTTCAGAATATATTTTTTGAAGGTTCCTTTTGATTTTTTGTTACCGGTCTGCTGCATTTATGTCTATTTAGTCTTATTAAAAATAAATGAGTCGCAAATATACCTTTATTTATATTAATTCTAAACAAATAATAAGGCTTTATTTCTCCTTTAAAACCTGATTTTTATTAGGAGGTATCCTATCTGAACCACATGAAAATCTTAATAGCTTTGAAGAACCTATCATAATGCTCTTTTATTGATATCTTTTTAGAGATACTTATTTACATAGAAAATCATTAATGTAACTTGCAGATTCTCAAAATACTATATTGTTTACTTTTACTGCAAAAACACACCATGCTGATCAAAATTTATGGAAGTGCCATTCATGGAGTGGCCGCACAGACCATTACTATTGAAGTAAATGTTGATACCGGAGGAGTAGGATACCATCTTGTAGGTCTCCCCGATAATGCGATTAAAGAAAGCAGCTACAGAATCTCTGCAGCACTGAAAAATGTAGGATTTAAAATTCCCGGAAAGAAAATTACTATTAATATGGCTCCTGCCGATCTCAGAAAAGAAGGTTCAGCATATGACCTGAGTATAGCGATTGGGATTTTAGCTGCTTCAGATCAGATTTTGGCTAAGGAAATTGAGAATTATATTATTATGGGCGAGCTTTCTCTCGACGGAAGCCTGCAGCCTATCAAAGGCGTTTTACCTATTGCTATTCAGGCAAGAGAAGAAGGCTTTCAAGGAATTATTCTTCCTAAACAAAATGCCAGAGAAGCTGCTAT
This sequence is a window from Chryseobacterium culicis. Protein-coding genes within it:
- a CDS encoding outer membrane beta-barrel family protein, whose translation is MKKHYIWLPLMASLNAYGQTESLNDSIQTDKISEISGIVVKGSKAVFQQKADKMIFNVENSVLSDGTSVLELLGKTPGVVVSQEGELSLRGKKGVSVMINGKLSSLSAKELANLLRSTNSTLVKNIEIIANPSSKYDAAGNAGIINIVLKKSSSEGLSGNYYLNGGRGRKNRVNTGLSLNYTHHKLSLHGDYSYTFRGEEERRNFSQIFFDEKQPQQITRRTDQNSMTNEPLTSNNFKFGADYAFSDKTTIGALFDAKIGRYEDFSKGENRIFQPIDNLFAHVLSDNKSKENWYDYTYNLKGTHIFNDKDYKVDVDLEYETSRFSSRQNQISDALVNLGPEKFNNRRGNIASRLKVFNAKVDFTLPFSEMHNLETGLKSTVKSNNNPSEYFIEQDNEWINDDKASNEYAYKEQIHALYANYKLNLTKWTFQLGLRTEITHTDINQKTSQEQRKRDYTNLFPSASVKYQMNDQHGFYASYSKRINRPSHFDLNPFRFYDDPFNYWQGNPNLNPEFTHATELGYTWGKYIIASAYFSVTNDVMTEVYNYQPDTGILVKTQDNLNKSYVYGANITATTKLFKWWSLTSMLNIFNSEYKGNYQNYSVNSSQLAFTLNAQNSFSIAKGLKAEANGQYFSKSNIGLFIRDAYFDLTLGVSKTLLKDKATVKLAVTDLLKTNNYRVTGNNFSSTIRQKYNLDSRVVTLSFNYKL
- a CDS encoding PepSY-associated TM helix domain-containing protein; the protein is MQQTGNKKSKGTFKKYILKAHLWLGLFSGIIVLVVSLSGAFFVFNEDITAALRKETTFHGEKDIQHKKPIPIRELKDMVNAQLKNEIVKTDEVTIPIDPARSYQFGLIKVNEEGWNHFNTFIVFKNVYVNQYTGKVLAIYDVKNNPFFICMTLHRSLLLSNKIGGTIVGISTIIFVIMLITGIILWWPKNKKMRQQRLWFRWEKVKGWRRKNYDVHNILGFYASFLAIVVAITGIMYSFRITQVWVYALLNGFSTATPDYSQYKTTAPESLETATTIDRIIEQVKTHYPQAYSFGIDLEDHAEADHKHDNLSIWIKDKEFTYAESSMMIFDEHSGKLLFNHPHEDKPMAERATDATYDLHVGAFFGMPGKILAFIMSLFCASLPITGFMIWWGRKNKKKPTT